The sequence CTATTACAATACCAATAGCTAAAAAAGTAAAAAGTGTTACAGGAATAGATTCTGCAGAAAACATGCTTAAAATACTTAATGAAAAATCCAATAAAGAAAATATAAATAATGTAAATACTATTCTTAAACCAATTGAAGAAATTAGATATAAAGATATTGGAAATTATGATGTAGTAGTTGCATCAAGATCATTAAACAGTATAATACCAATTAAAGAAACATTAAAAGAAATTAATAAAATAGCTAATAAATATGTTTTTATAACATTATTTGGACCAGAAAACTGGAAACTAGAGCGAGAATTCCAAGAATACATTGGAAATGATCCTAAAGATTTTCCAGCATATACTTACTTAATTAATATATTATATAATATGGGAATTTATGCTAATGTAGAAAGAATGGATATAGAATCATATAGAGAATATGATACTATTGAAGATGCAATGGACAATGGTAAATTTA is a genomic window of Methanobrevibacter wolinii SH containing:
- a CDS encoding class I SAM-dependent methyltransferase, encoding MNKDKHYIKSPEDIDWEYFWGKQLERKKDRKKDWNKAAPHFHKSNLRDDYKTALLKKLDILSKNDTVLDIGCGEGTITIPIAKKVKSVTGIDSAENMLKILNEKSNKENINNVNTILKPIEEIRYKDIGNYDVVVASRSLNSIIPIKETLKEINKIANKYVFITLFGPENWKLEREFQEYIGNDPKDFPAYTYLINILYNMGIYANVERMDIESYREYDTIEDAMDNGKFRVDLLNDEEIEELKIYLNKVLKKDPKTGKLYNKKDKADWILIWWKK